A window of Eubacteriaceae bacterium ES3 contains these coding sequences:
- a CDS encoding (deoxy)nucleoside triphosphate pyrophosphohydrolase, with amino-acid sequence MKHLNVVAAIIKYKDEILCMQRPESKHQYLSLKYEFPGGKIEEGESKEAALERELKEEMALEVTVKSDNFFLTVNHQYPDFSIEMHGFLVFVQNKSFERLEHHHHCWLKVEQLMGLDWAPADLPIVKKLMDR; translated from the coding sequence ATGAAACACCTAAACGTAGTAGCAGCCATTATCAAATACAAAGATGAAATTCTATGTATGCAGCGTCCTGAGTCAAAACACCAATATCTTTCTTTAAAATATGAATTCCCCGGCGGAAAGATTGAAGAAGGTGAGTCGAAAGAAGCAGCATTAGAGCGCGAATTAAAGGAAGAAATGGCGCTTGAAGTTACGGTTAAATCGGATAATTTCTTTTTAACTGTTAATCATCAATATCCGGATTTTTCAATAGAAATGCACGGTTTTTTAGTTTTTGTTCAGAATAAAAGCTTTGAGCGCTTAGAACATCATCATCATTGTTGGCTAAAGGTGGAGCAGTTAATGGGATTAGATTGGGCACCAGCGGATTTACCGATTGTTAAAAAATTAATGGATCGTTAG
- a CDS encoding Fic family protein yields the protein MYLEEYQAGIYEPQSEFSSFIPAIINRQWEWKTPQINVLLEQANLELGSLGSYSELVPNIDLYIKMHLQVEANKSNRIEGTQTTIEEEMMPIKDLDPEKRDDAKEVHNYINALQHGVNRIIQDDFPLSSRLICEIHNELMQGVRGEHKTPGEYRTSQNWIGGSMPSNASYVPPAHIHIPELITDLEKFIHNDKIYVPAFIRIAMIHYQFESIHPFLDGNGRTGRIIIPLYLLNSGLLKKPCFYISDYFETHRTEYYDALNRVRLNHDMIGWILFFLKASIETAKTARIKFGKAVSLVDEYNRIVPQITGSGENVQAIFDCFYNNPIQNANILAESNELSKQTVSRILLAMCEKGILEEITGYSRNRVYAMKNYIDVFRV from the coding sequence ATGTATTTAGAGGAATATCAGGCGGGGATTTATGAACCCCAATCAGAATTTAGTTCATTTATTCCAGCAATTATTAATCGCCAATGGGAATGGAAAACGCCTCAAATAAACGTTCTTTTGGAGCAAGCTAATCTTGAATTAGGGAGTCTTGGCAGTTACTCCGAGTTGGTTCCCAATATAGATTTATACATCAAAATGCATTTACAGGTAGAAGCTAATAAATCAAATCGTATTGAAGGTACGCAAACAACAATTGAAGAAGAAATGATGCCGATTAAAGATCTTGATCCTGAAAAACGTGATGATGCGAAAGAAGTCCATAATTATATTAATGCACTTCAACATGGCGTAAATAGAATTATTCAAGATGATTTTCCGCTGAGTTCCCGATTGATCTGTGAAATTCATAATGAATTAATGCAGGGGGTTCGCGGTGAACATAAAACCCCAGGTGAATATCGGACAAGTCAAAACTGGATTGGAGGTAGCATGCCTTCTAATGCATCATATGTACCGCCTGCACATATACATATACCTGAATTGATTACTGACTTAGAAAAATTTATCCATAATGATAAAATTTATGTGCCAGCATTCATTAGAATAGCAATGATCCATTATCAGTTCGAAAGCATCCATCCGTTTTTAGATGGAAACGGAAGAACTGGCAGGATTATCATACCTCTTTATTTACTTAATTCTGGATTACTGAAAAAGCCTTGCTTTTACATATCCGATTACTTTGAAACACATCGTACAGAATATTATGATGCTCTAAATCGTGTACGACTAAATCATGATATGATTGGTTGGATTTTATTTTTTCTGAAGGCCTCAATAGAAACGGCAAAGACAGCAAGGATAAAATTTGGTAAGGCGGTGTCGCTTGTCGATGAGTATAATCGAATTGTTCCTCAGATTACCGGTAGTGGTGAAAATGTTCAGGCGATATTTGATTGTTTCTACAATAATCCTATTCAAAATGCAAATATTTTAGCGGAATCAAATGAACTCAGTAAGCAGACGGTTAGTCGAATTTTATTAGCAATGTGTGAAAAGGGGATACTGGAAGAAATAACTGGATACTCGAGAAATCGTGTCTATGCAATGAAAAATTATATTGACGTATTTCGGGTTTGA
- a CDS encoding class I SAM-dependent methyltransferase, whose protein sequence is MNETLNYYNQTAKDFVDDTVSADLTDIHQRFLNYLPQKATILDLGCGSGRDAKAFIEAGYTVTAVDGAEECCKLAQTLIGRPVSCLIFDQIDYEQEFDGVWACASLLHVPFDDLPDIFDRIVKALKPGGSFYASFKYGDYEGMRRGRYFTDLNEERLEELLKKVEGLKIVETFLTGDARVGREDEQWFNLVGEKERIK, encoded by the coding sequence ATGAACGAAACCCTAAACTATTATAATCAGACCGCTAAAGATTTCGTGGACGATACCGTCTCGGCCGATCTTACGGATATTCATCAGCGGTTTTTAAATTATTTGCCACAAAAGGCCACAATTCTGGACTTGGGCTGCGGTTCCGGTCGAGATGCCAAAGCTTTTATTGAGGCCGGTTATACTGTGACGGCAGTAGACGGTGCAGAAGAATGTTGCAAGCTGGCTCAAACCCTAATCGGCCGCCCTGTTTCCTGCCTGATTTTTGATCAGATAGATTACGAGCAGGAATTTGACGGCGTCTGGGCCTGTGCATCACTTCTGCATGTGCCCTTTGATGATCTGCCAGATATATTTGACCGAATTGTAAAAGCACTTAAGCCAGGCGGGAGCTTCTATGCTTCCTTTAAATACGGGGATTATGAAGGTATGCGCAGAGGCCGATACTTTACCGATTTGAATGAAGAAAGGCTGGAAGAACTGCTAAAGAAGGTTGAGGGACTAAAAATTGTAGAGACCTTTTTGACCGGGGATGCCAGGGTTGGCAGGGAAGATGAGCAGTGGTTTAATTTGGTGGGAGAGAAGGAAAGGATAAAGTAG